One segment of Polypterus senegalus isolate Bchr_013 chromosome 8, ASM1683550v1, whole genome shotgun sequence DNA contains the following:
- the opn1sw1 gene encoding opsin-1, short-wave-sensitive 1, with protein MHKMAGTEQFYLFENISSVGPWDGPQYHIAPKWAFHLQTLFMGFVFFVGTPLNGIVLFVTLKYKKLRQPLNYILVNISAAGFLFVTFSVSQVFIASAQGYYVFGKVLCALEAFVGAVAGLVTGWSLAFLSFERYIVICKPFGNFRFGSKQALMGVIGTWMIGISVGIPPFFGWSRYIPEGLQCSCGPDWYTVGSKYKSEYYTWFLFIFCFICPLSLIIFSYSQLLSALRAVAAAQAESATTQKAEREVSRMVVVMVGSFIVCYGPYAALAMYMVNNHQHGIDLRLVTIPAVFSKSSCVYNPIIYAFMNKQFRACIMETVFGKPMTDDSEVSTSNKTEVSSVSTSQVSPS; from the exons ATGCACAA AATGGCAGGGACCGAACAGTTTTATCTCTTTGAAAATATATCCTCAGTGGGTCCATGGGATGGACCCCAATATCACATTGCTCCAAAGTGGGCCTTCCATTTACAAACACTGTTTATgggatttgtattttttgtgggCACCCCTCTAAATGGCATTGTGCTCTTTGTAACACTCAAGTACAAAAAGTTGCGACAGCCACTCAATTATATTTTGGTTAACATATCAGCAGCTGGTTTTTTATTTGTTACGTTTTCAGTGTCTCAGGTATTCATTGCCAGTGCGCAAGGCTACTATGTTTTTGGAAAGGTCTTATGTGCATTAGAAGCATTTGTGGGAGCGGTTGCAG GTTTGGTAACAGGATGGTCTCTTGCCTTCCTCTCTTTTGaaagatatattgtcatttgtAAACCTTTTGGAAACTTCCGATTTGGATCCAAGCAAGCTTTGATGGGTGTAATTGGAACCTGGATGATTGGGATCAGTGTGGGAATCCCACCATTTTTTGGCTGGAGCAG aTATATTCCAGAAGGCCTGCAGTGCTCTTGTGGCCCTGATTGGTACACAGTGGGCTCCAAATACAAAAGTGAATATTATACTTGGTTCCTGTTCATCTTTTGCTTCATATGCCCACTTAGTCTCATCATTTTTTCATATTCCCAACTTCTTTCAGCTCTCAGAGCC GTTGCAGCTGCTCAGGCTGAATCTGCTACAACCCAGAAAGCAGAGCGTGAAGTGTCCAGAATGGTGGTTGTGATGGTGGGCTCATTCATTGTGTGCTATGGTCCTTATGCAGCTCTTGCTATGTATATGGTAAATAACCATCAGCATGGCATAGATCTGCGTTTAGTGACTATACCAGCTGTATTCTCAAAAAGTTCCTGCGTCTACAACCCGATCATCTATGCATTCATGAACAAACAG TTCCGCGCCTGCATTATGGAGACCGTCTTTGGAAAGCCCATGACAGATGACTCTGAAGTATCCACCTCCAACAAAACTGAAGTCTCCTCCGTCTCCACAAGTCAGGTCAGCCCCagctaa